Genomic segment of Mucilaginibacter sabulilitoris:
CTATACTTATTTTTGGTTTGGGTGGCGGTGTTTCTGTTTACCAGGGCATTGCACATATTATACATCCTGATGTACCGGGCAACCCCACCTGGAGCTATGTGGTATTATGCTCGTCGGTGGTGTTTGAGGGTACTTCATTAGTAATAGCGACAAAGGAATTTAACAAACTCCGCGGCGACCAAACCTGGTGGCAGGCTATTACTAACAGTAAAGACCCATCAACCTTTCTGGTATTGTTTGAAGATGGGGCTGCGGTAATAGGTTTATTTATTGTGATGATCTGTTTGTTTATAGGGCACAGGTATCACCTTGATTATCTGGATGGTGTTGCCTCCCTGCTGGTTGGGCTGTTGCTTATAGGCGTATCCATCATACTGGCGCGCGAAAGCCGCAGTTTGCTCATGGGCGAGGGTATAAGCAAACAAACCAAAGCCCGGATAACCGAAATTGTAGAGCAGGACGCCGACGTGCAAAAGCTGATGCATATTCTTTCAACCTATCAGTCGCCAAGCGAAATTTTGCTGATGCTGATCATCGCTTTTGAGCAGAATAGGGACACACAACAAATCAACGATGCCATTTCACGTATACGTAACGGGGTAAAGGATGAATATAGCCTGATCCATTTTGTAATCATTCAGCCTGATATTTACATGGATAAGATAGACCCCAATGTGCAGACCTATATTTAATTTTTATATTTAGGCACAAAACTACCTCATGATAAAAACTGAACTTCAAAAAATGCTCGATGGTGAACTTTATGACGCGAGCGACGCCGAACTTACCGCAGGCCGGTCAAACGCGCGAAAGTTGTTTATGGAGTATAACGCCTTAGATTACGACGATAAGGACGGCAAGAAAGCTATTTTAAAACAATTGCTGGGCAGTTTTGAAAATAACATCGATATACAATCGCCATTTTACTGCGATTACGGGTTTAATATTTTTGCCGGCGATAACCTGTTCCTGAACTTTAATTGTATTATACTGGATTGCGCCCGGGTAACTTTTGGTGACAACGTATTTCTGGCGCCGAATGTACAGATCTATACTGCCTATCACCCCGTGTTAGCTGCTGAACGCATTAAGGGGCCCGAATATGCGGCGCCTATTACCATTGGCAGTAATGTATGGCTTGGAGGCGGGGTAATTGTATGCCCTGGAGTAACCATAGGCGATAATACCACCATTGGCGCAGGCAGCGTGGTAACTAAGAGCATACCTGCCAATGTGGTTGCAGCAGGTAACCCCTGCCG
This window contains:
- a CDS encoding cation diffusion facilitator family transporter, with product MASSNKSIYSALAANLLIAVTKFIAGFISNSAAMIAEGVHSVVDTANQLLLLLGLHRSKKKPDARHPFGYGKELYFYSFIVSILIFGLGGGVSVYQGIAHIIHPDVPGNPTWSYVVLCSSVVFEGTSLVIATKEFNKLRGDQTWWQAITNSKDPSTFLVLFEDGAAVIGLFIVMICLFIGHRYHLDYLDGVASLLVGLLLIGVSIILARESRSLLMGEGISKQTKARITEIVEQDADVQKLMHILSTYQSPSEILLMLIIAFEQNRDTQQINDAISRIRNGVKDEYSLIHFVIIQPDIYMDKIDPNVQTYI
- a CDS encoding sugar O-acetyltransferase, which gives rise to MIKTELQKMLDGELYDASDAELTAGRSNARKLFMEYNALDYDDKDGKKAILKQLLGSFENNIDIQSPFYCDYGFNIFAGDNLFLNFNCIILDCARVTFGDNVFLAPNVQIYTAYHPVLAAERIKGPEYAAPITIGSNVWLGGGVIVCPGVTIGDNTTIGAGSVVTKSIPANVVAAGNPCRVIREL